One window from the genome of Ammospiza nelsoni isolate bAmmNel1 chromosome 16, bAmmNel1.pri, whole genome shotgun sequence encodes:
- the RUFY1 gene encoding RUN and FYVE domain-containing protein 1 isoform X1 codes for MAAGERRAAPAAGKEEDFEIIDRKQLPDAAELRNEEKAKPEEARWSAPILSLARKASENLALGYGSALKSASLVGLVSKPGSSDSPAKTSTRCHTMEERANLMNMMKLSIKILIQSALSLGRTLDSDFPPLQQFFVVLEHCLKHGLKVKKSFIGQNKSFFGPLELVEKLCPEASDIATSVKNLPELKTAVGRGRAWLYLALMQKKLADYLKVLLDHKHLLSEFYEPDALMMEEEGAVIVGLLVGLNVIDANLCLKGEDLDSQVGVIDFSLYLKETQDSDGKQDGGITAVLDQKHYVEELNRHLSCTVADLQNKIDCLEKTNSKLQEELAAATDRIGSLQEEQQQLKQQNELIRERSEKSVEVTKEDTKVELDTYKQSRQGLDEMYSDVWKQLKEEKKIRLELEKELELQIGMKTEMEIAMKLLEKDTHEKQDTLVALRQQLEEVKAINLQMFHKSQNAECSLQEKTEAISSFEGKTNEMMSSMKQMEKRLQEAEKARQAAEERCNKMKQELAGKLNSCRQQMAQLDSKCSTLEKELKSEKEQRQTLQKELHQEKDATTLLKTELQQMEGLKKELRKLQDEKQQLKKVREEQEQALQEMGLHLSQSKLKMEDIKEVNKALKGHTWLKDDEATHCKQCKKEFSISRRKHHCRNCGDIFCNTCSSNELALPSYPKPVRVCDNCHTLLLQQCSSNSS; via the exons ATGGCTGCCGGGGagcgccgcgccgcgcccgccgcgggAAAGGAGGAAGACTTTGAGATTATtgacagaaaacagctccctgACGCGGCCGAGCTGAGGAACGAGGAGAAGGCGAAACCGGAGGAAGCGCGGTGGTCTGCTCCCATCTTGTCTCTGGCCAGGAAAGCCTCGGAAAACTTAGCGCTGGGCTATGGCAGCGCCCTGAAGTCCGCATCCCTGGTGGGGTTGGTGTCCAAGCCcggcagcagtgacagcccgGCAAAGACAA GTACACGGTGTCACACCATGGAGGAGCGTGCCAACCTCATGAACATGATGAAGCTCAGCATCAAAATCCTCATCCAGTCAGCCCTGAGCCTGGGCCGGACCCTGGACTCTGATTTCCCACCACTGCAGCAGTTCTTCGTGGTGCTGGAACACTGCCTCAAGCACGGGCTCAAAG TGAAGAAGAGTTTTATTGGACAGAACAAATCATTTTTTGGTCCTTTGGAGCTAGTGGAAAAACTTTGTCCTGAAGCATCAGATATAGCAACCAGTGTTAAAAATCTGCCAGAGTTGAA gactgctgtgggcagagggagGGCTTGGCTTTATCTAGCACTCATGCAAAAGAAACTGGCAGATTACCTCAAAGTACTCCTGGACCATAAGCATCTGTTAAG TGAATTTTATGAACCTGATGCGTTGATgatggaggaggaaggggcagTTATTGTGGGTCTGCTGGTTGGGCTGAATGTTATTGATGCAAACCTCTGCTTGAAAGGAGAAGACTTGGATTCCCAG GTTGGAGTGATTGATTTTTCCTTGTACCTTAAGGAAACACAGGACAGTGATGGCAAACA AGATGGAGGGATTACAGCTGTCCTTGACCAGAAGCATTATGTGGAAGAACTGAACCGACATCTAAG TTGCACGGTTGCAGATCTCCAGAACAAAATAGACTGTTTAGAAAAGACCAATTCAAAACTCCAAGAAGAG CTTGCAGCAGCTACTGACCGAATTGGATCCCttcaggaggagcagcagcagctaaaaCAGCAGAATGAATTAATTCGTGAACGGAGTGAAAAAAGTGTAGAG gtAACAAAAGAGGATACAAAAGTAGAATTGGATACTTACAAGCAATCTCGCCAGGGCCTTGATGAAATGTACAGCGATGTTTGGAAGCagttgaaagaagaaaaaaaaatcaggctg GAACTAGAGAAAGAGTTGGAGCTACAAATtggaatgaaaacagaaatggaaattgcCATGAAACTTCTGGAAAAAGATACTCATGAAAAACAAGACACTTTAGTTGCCCTTCGCCAACAGTTAGAAGAAGTGAAGGCCATTAACTTGCAGATGTTTCACAAATCCCAG AATGCAGAGTGTTCATtacaagagaaaacagaagcaatatcttcttttgaaggaaaaacaaatgagaTGATGTCCTCTAtgaaacaaatggaaaagag gctgcaggaggcagagaaggccaggcaggcagcagaggagcgGTGCAATAAGATgaagcaggagctggctgggaaGCTCAACTCATGTCGGCAGCAGATGGCCCAGCTGGACAGCAAATG ctcAACTCTGGAAAAGGAGTTAAAATCCGAAAAGGAACAGAGACAAACTTTGCAAAAAGAACTGCACCAAGAGAAGGATGCTACCACTCTGCTTAAAACAGAATTGCAACAGATGGAAGGACTGAAAAAG GAGCTGAGAAAACTGCAAgatgagaagcagcagctgaagaaggtccgtgaggagcaggagcaagCTCTTCAAGAAATGGGACTTCATCTCAGCCA atCAAAGCTGAAGATGGAAGACATTAAAGAAGTAAATAAAGCACTAAAG GGTCACACGTGGCTGAAGGATGATGAAGCAACTCACTGCAAACAATGTAAAAAGGAATTCTCCATCTCAAGAAGGAAG CACCACTGCAGAAACTGCGGGGACATCTTCTGCAACACTTGTTCCAGTAACGAACTCGCGCTGCCATCCTACCCCAAACCCGTCCGTGTCTGTGATAATTGTCACACattgctgctccagcagtgctCCTCTAACTCCTCCTAA
- the RUFY1 gene encoding RUN and FYVE domain-containing protein 1 isoform X2, with protein MEERANLMNMMKLSIKILIQSALSLGRTLDSDFPPLQQFFVVLEHCLKHGLKVKKSFIGQNKSFFGPLELVEKLCPEASDIATSVKNLPELKTAVGRGRAWLYLALMQKKLADYLKVLLDHKHLLSEFYEPDALMMEEEGAVIVGLLVGLNVIDANLCLKGEDLDSQVGVIDFSLYLKETQDSDGKQDGGITAVLDQKHYVEELNRHLSCTVADLQNKIDCLEKTNSKLQEELAAATDRIGSLQEEQQQLKQQNELIRERSEKSVEVTKEDTKVELDTYKQSRQGLDEMYSDVWKQLKEEKKIRLELEKELELQIGMKTEMEIAMKLLEKDTHEKQDTLVALRQQLEEVKAINLQMFHKSQNAECSLQEKTEAISSFEGKTNEMMSSMKQMEKRLQEAEKARQAAEERCNKMKQELAGKLNSCRQQMAQLDSKCSTLEKELKSEKEQRQTLQKELHQEKDATTLLKTELQQMEGLKKELRKLQDEKQQLKKVREEQEQALQEMGLHLSQSKLKMEDIKEVNKALKGHTWLKDDEATHCKQCKKEFSISRRKHHCRNCGDIFCNTCSSNELALPSYPKPVRVCDNCHTLLLQQCSSNSS; from the exons ATGGAGGAGCGTGCCAACCTCATGAACATGATGAAGCTCAGCATCAAAATCCTCATCCAGTCAGCCCTGAGCCTGGGCCGGACCCTGGACTCTGATTTCCCACCACTGCAGCAGTTCTTCGTGGTGCTGGAACACTGCCTCAAGCACGGGCTCAAAG TGAAGAAGAGTTTTATTGGACAGAACAAATCATTTTTTGGTCCTTTGGAGCTAGTGGAAAAACTTTGTCCTGAAGCATCAGATATAGCAACCAGTGTTAAAAATCTGCCAGAGTTGAA gactgctgtgggcagagggagGGCTTGGCTTTATCTAGCACTCATGCAAAAGAAACTGGCAGATTACCTCAAAGTACTCCTGGACCATAAGCATCTGTTAAG TGAATTTTATGAACCTGATGCGTTGATgatggaggaggaaggggcagTTATTGTGGGTCTGCTGGTTGGGCTGAATGTTATTGATGCAAACCTCTGCTTGAAAGGAGAAGACTTGGATTCCCAG GTTGGAGTGATTGATTTTTCCTTGTACCTTAAGGAAACACAGGACAGTGATGGCAAACA AGATGGAGGGATTACAGCTGTCCTTGACCAGAAGCATTATGTGGAAGAACTGAACCGACATCTAAG TTGCACGGTTGCAGATCTCCAGAACAAAATAGACTGTTTAGAAAAGACCAATTCAAAACTCCAAGAAGAG CTTGCAGCAGCTACTGACCGAATTGGATCCCttcaggaggagcagcagcagctaaaaCAGCAGAATGAATTAATTCGTGAACGGAGTGAAAAAAGTGTAGAG gtAACAAAAGAGGATACAAAAGTAGAATTGGATACTTACAAGCAATCTCGCCAGGGCCTTGATGAAATGTACAGCGATGTTTGGAAGCagttgaaagaagaaaaaaaaatcaggctg GAACTAGAGAAAGAGTTGGAGCTACAAATtggaatgaaaacagaaatggaaattgcCATGAAACTTCTGGAAAAAGATACTCATGAAAAACAAGACACTTTAGTTGCCCTTCGCCAACAGTTAGAAGAAGTGAAGGCCATTAACTTGCAGATGTTTCACAAATCCCAG AATGCAGAGTGTTCATtacaagagaaaacagaagcaatatcttcttttgaaggaaaaacaaatgagaTGATGTCCTCTAtgaaacaaatggaaaagag gctgcaggaggcagagaaggccaggcaggcagcagaggagcgGTGCAATAAGATgaagcaggagctggctgggaaGCTCAACTCATGTCGGCAGCAGATGGCCCAGCTGGACAGCAAATG ctcAACTCTGGAAAAGGAGTTAAAATCCGAAAAGGAACAGAGACAAACTTTGCAAAAAGAACTGCACCAAGAGAAGGATGCTACCACTCTGCTTAAAACAGAATTGCAACAGATGGAAGGACTGAAAAAG GAGCTGAGAAAACTGCAAgatgagaagcagcagctgaagaaggtccgtgaggagcaggagcaagCTCTTCAAGAAATGGGACTTCATCTCAGCCA atCAAAGCTGAAGATGGAAGACATTAAAGAAGTAAATAAAGCACTAAAG GGTCACACGTGGCTGAAGGATGATGAAGCAACTCACTGCAAACAATGTAAAAAGGAATTCTCCATCTCAAGAAGGAAG CACCACTGCAGAAACTGCGGGGACATCTTCTGCAACACTTGTTCCAGTAACGAACTCGCGCTGCCATCCTACCCCAAACCCGTCCGTGTCTGTGATAATTGTCACACattgctgctccagcagtgctCCTCTAACTCCTCCTAA